From Solea senegalensis isolate Sse05_10M linkage group LG7, IFAPA_SoseM_1, whole genome shotgun sequence, a single genomic window includes:
- the cngb1a gene encoding cyclic nucleotide-gated cation channel beta-1 isoform X1 encodes MLNWVVKVVPQPPQPPSKKAEEPEEKPTAALPPAPAPAPVPAPAPTPAPALAPAPAAPPEAPPPSPAAQQPAQEKKVTFQDDGKTEVSKDSKAPDADKPNQGVQTAEGSSKPEDKTGMLAWFAQGLEKVVPQPELKSKDTAAGGQPTEAQQAAAAAEAPPPEPPQAPEPAADTVKSLKEAEQQPNMMGWIFTGISHMLPQPVQKQDTGSGEVQNISIVQRRTDLVLEDIEQDEAKQEIKEEPQSQNKEDLQSSKQELQAEDAETQEQWTPVMVSIKKEMGESILSHMEERLQQERLEAARVAEDLAMKAAEEAVRQLEMEQSAKIVIEMLSNESNEQLPNILEEENEDELECLVDNAESLSQMEEEPTAEAVKCESEPPVDITHQARGAPTTTAEQGNTEASKEEGGCGGIDLGATPALKVELVDQDVGQGKGRNIPHIITTTESTALTVPEMVLSKPSAAGDEDGEQLRTDLKTWPSQGDLLTADGEMRPLSAASVGSVVIQDRLSELVGLFKGRTERQKDRLVDPDESEGESPSASPSKAPPPPPPPPEEKADAAVVEEEEEDKRFTFELLGHPVIFPKLPKLPPMPDWLRVIVEYRFPSSIDPFTDLIYVFWLFFVVAAWNWNVWLIPIRWAFPYQTSENIHLWLMIDYTCDLIYITDILVFQPRLQFVRGGDIVCDKKAMRENYMSTERFKVDIMSLFPMEIFYYFTGVNSLLRFPRLLKYHVFFEFNDRMEAVMKKAYIYRVIRTSMYLLYSLHINACLFYWGSDYEGLGSTKWVYNGKGNAYIRCYYFAVKTLITIGGLPDPTTVFEICFQLINYFVGVFAFSIMIGQMRDVVGAATAGENYYRACMDSTVKYMNSYNIPREVQNRIKTWYDYTWKSQGMLDEQELLIQLPTKMRMDIAVDVNYAIVSKVALFQGCDRQMVFDMLTRLKSVVYLPGDFVCKKVST; translated from the exons ATGTTGAACTGGGTGGTCAAAGTTGTTCCCCAGCCACCTCAGCCTCCGTCTAAAAAAGCTGAAGAGCCCGAGGAGAAACCAACTGCTGCTCtgcctccagctccagctccagctccagtaCCAGCTCCAGCTCCAACTCCAGCTCCAGCTTTAGCACCAGCTCCAGCTGCACCACCTGAGGCGCCCCCACCTTCTCCTGCAGCCCAACAACCTGCTCAA gaaaaaaaggtgaCGTTTCAAGATGACGGTAAAACTGAAG TTTCCAAAGATTCAAAAGCTCCAGACGCTGACAAACCAAACCAGGGAGTCcagacagcagagggcagcag TAAACCTGAAGACAA GACAGGTATGTTAGCATGGTTTGCTCAGGGTTTGGAGAAAGTTGTTCCTCAGCCCGAACTGAAGAGcaaagacacagcagcaggtggACAGCCCACTGAG GCGCAacaggcagcagctgcagcag AAGCTCCACCTCCAGAACCTCCACAAGCCCCAGAACCAGCTGCTGACACTGTGAA gTCTCTCAAAGAGGCAGAGCAGCAGCCCAA TATGATGGGCTGGATTTTCACTGGTATTAGTCACATGTTACCTCAGCCTGTGCAGAAGCAG GACACAGGCAGTGGTGAAGTTCAGAACA TCAGCATCGTGCAAAGGAGGACAGACCTGGTGCTGGAGGACATAGAACAGGATGAGGCAAAGCAGGAAATTAAAGAAGAGCCACAGTCCCAGAACAAAGAGGATCTGCAATCATCAAAACAGGAG CTGCAGGCAGAGGATGCAGAGACACAGGAACAGTGGACTCCAGTGATGGTCAGCATCAAAAAGGAGATGGGAGAATCGATACTAAGTCACATGGAGGAAAG ACTTCAGCAAGAGCGTCTGGAGGCAGCCCGTGTTGCAGAGGACTTGGCCATGAAGGCAGCTGAGGAGGCAGTCCGCCAGCTTGAGATGGAGCAGTCCGCCAAGATCGTAATAGAAATGCTGTCCAATGAGTCCAATGAGCA ACTGCCCAACatcctggaggaggagaacgagGATGAGCTGGA GTGCCTGGTAGACAATgctgagtctttgtctcaaatGGAAGAAGAGCCTACTGCAGAGGCAGTCAAATGTGAATCTGAACCACCAGTGGACATCACCCACCAAGCCCGAGGAGCCCCGACCACCACCGCAGAGCAG gGCAACACCGAAGCATCTAAGGAAGAAGGTGGATGTGGAG GTATAGATTTGGGTGCAACTCCAGCACTAAAGGTGGAGCTTGTGGATCAGGATGTGGGGCAGGGGAAAGGCCGGAACATCCCTCACATTATCACAACCACAGAGTCCACTGCTTTGACTGTCCCTGAAATGGTGTTGTCAAAACCCAG TGCTGCAGGTGATGAGGATGGAGAACAGTTGAGGACTGATCTCAAAACCTGGCCCAGTCAAGGAGACTTGCTGACTGCAGACGGAGA GATGCGTCCTCTGTCAGCGGCCAGTGTTGGCAGTGTCGTGATCCAGGACCGCCTGAGTGAGCTTGTTGGGCTGTTTAAAGGCCGAACGGAGCGCCAGAAAGACCGGCTGGTGGATCCGGACGAGTCTGAGGGGGAGAGTCCTTCCGCCT CCCCGAGCAAAGCTCCACCCCCGCCCCCGCCTCCACCGGAGGAGAAGGcagatgctgctgttgttgaagaagaggaagaagacaaacGGTTCACCTTTGAACTTTTAGGACACCCAGTAATATTTCCCAAACTGCCCAAACTTCCGCCAATGCCCGACTGGCTTCGAGTCATAGTGGAGTATCGCTTCCCCTCCAGCATCGACCCATTCACTG ACCTGATCTATGTGTTCTGGCTGTTCTTTGTGGTGGCAGCGTGGAACTGGAATGTGTGGCTGATCCCAATCCGCTGGGCGTTCCCCTACCAAACCTCAGAAAACATCCATCTGTGGCTGATGATTGACTACACGTGTGACCTCATTTACATCACTGACATCCTCGTCTTCCAGCCCAGATTGCAGTTTGTCCGTGGAGGAGACATTGTG tgtgataAAAAAGCAATGAGAGAAAACTACATGTCGACTGAGCGATTTAAG GTGGATATCATGAGTCTGTTTCCCATGGAGATATTTTACTACTTTACAGGAGTGAACTCACTGCTGAGGTTTCCTCGTCTGCTAAAG taccatgttttctttgaatTCAACGACAGAATGGAAGCTGTGATGAAGAAAGCCTACATCTACAG GGTGATCCGAACCTCCATGTACCTCCTGTACTCTCTGCATATCAATGCCTGTCTCTTCTACTGGGGCTCAGACTATGAAGGACTGGGATCCACAAAATGGGTCTACAATGGAAAAGGCAACGC TTACATTCGTTGTTACTACTTTGCCGTGAAGACGTTGATCACCATCGGAGGACTACCCGACCCCACCACCGTCTTTGAAATCTGCTTCCAGctcatcaactattttgttgGTGTCTTTGCCTTTTCCATCATGATCGGTCAG ATGAGAGACGTGGTCGGAGCAGCAACCGCTGGAGAGAACTATTATCGGGCCTGTATGGACAGCACCGTCAAGTACATGAACTCCTATAACATACCCCGAGAGGTCCAGAACCGAATCAAGACCTGGTATGACTACACCTGGAAGAGCCAGGGTATGCTGG atgaacAGGAACTGCTGATTCAGCTGCCTACTAAGATGAGAATGGACATCGCTGTGGACGTCAACTATGCCATCGTCAGTAAAGTGGCCCTATTTCAG ggCTGTGACAGACAAATGGTGTTTGACATGTTGACCAGACTCAAATCTGTTGTCTACCTGCCCGGAGACTTTGTCTGCAAAAAGGTGAGCACATGA
- the cngb1a gene encoding cyclic nucleotide-gated cation channel beta-1 isoform X3 has product MLNWVVKVVPQPPQPPSKKAEEPEEKPTAALPPAPAPAPVPAPAPTPAPALAPAPAAPPEAPPPSPAAQQPAQEKKVTFQDDGKTEVSKDSKAPDADKPNQGVQTAEGSRTGMLAWFAQGLEKVVPQPELKSKDTAAGGQPTEAQQAAAAAAEAPPPEPPQAPEPAADTVKSLKEAEQQPNMMGWIFTGISHMLPQPVQKQDTGSGEVQNISIVQRRTDLVLEDIEQDEAKQEIKEEPQSQNKEDLQSSKQELQAEDAETQEQWTPVMVSIKKEMGESILSHMEERLQQERLEAARVAEDLAMKAAEEAVRQLEMEQSAKIVIEMLSNESNEQLPNILEEENEDELECLVDNAESLSQMEEEPTAEAVKCESEPPVDITHQARGAPTTTAEQGNTEASKEEGGCGGIDLGATPALKVELVDQDVGQGKGRNIPHIITTTESTALTVPEMVLSKPSAAGDEDGEQLRTDLKTWPSQGDLLTADGEMRPLSAASVGSVVIQDRLSELVGLFKGRTERQKDRLVDPDESEGESPSASPSKAPPPPPPPPEEKADAAVVEEEEEDKRFTFELLGHPVIFPKLPKLPPMPDWLRVIVEYRFPSSIDPFTDLIYVFWLFFVVAAWNWNVWLIPIRWAFPYQTSENIHLWLMIDYTCDLIYITDILVFQPRLQFVRGGDIVCDKKAMRENYMSTERFKVDIMSLFPMEIFYYFTGVNSLLRFPRLLKYHVFFEFNDRMEAVMKKAYIYRVIRTSMYLLYSLHINACLFYWGSDYEGLGSTKWVYNGKGNAYIRCYYFAVKTLITIGGLPDPTTVFEICFQLINYFVGVFAFSIMIGQMRDVVGAATAGENYYRACMDSTVKYMNSYNIPREVQNRIKTWYDYTWKSQGMLDEQELLIQLPTKMRMDIAVDVNYAIVSKVALFQGCDRQMVFDMLTRLKSVVYLPGDFVCKKVST; this is encoded by the exons ATGTTGAACTGGGTGGTCAAAGTTGTTCCCCAGCCACCTCAGCCTCCGTCTAAAAAAGCTGAAGAGCCCGAGGAGAAACCAACTGCTGCTCtgcctccagctccagctccagctccagtaCCAGCTCCAGCTCCAACTCCAGCTCCAGCTTTAGCACCAGCTCCAGCTGCACCACCTGAGGCGCCCCCACCTTCTCCTGCAGCCCAACAACCTGCTCAA gaaaaaaaggtgaCGTTTCAAGATGACGGTAAAACTGAAG TTTCCAAAGATTCAAAAGCTCCAGACGCTGACAAACCAAACCAGGGAGTCcagacagcagagggcagcag GACAGGTATGTTAGCATGGTTTGCTCAGGGTTTGGAGAAAGTTGTTCCTCAGCCCGAACTGAAGAGcaaagacacagcagcaggtggACAGCCCACTGAG GCGCAacaggcagcagctgcagcag CAGAAGCTCCACCTCCAGAACCTCCACAAGCCCCAGAACCAGCTGCTGACACTGTGAA gTCTCTCAAAGAGGCAGAGCAGCAGCCCAA TATGATGGGCTGGATTTTCACTGGTATTAGTCACATGTTACCTCAGCCTGTGCAGAAGCAG GACACAGGCAGTGGTGAAGTTCAGAACA TCAGCATCGTGCAAAGGAGGACAGACCTGGTGCTGGAGGACATAGAACAGGATGAGGCAAAGCAGGAAATTAAAGAAGAGCCACAGTCCCAGAACAAAGAGGATCTGCAATCATCAAAACAGGAG CTGCAGGCAGAGGATGCAGAGACACAGGAACAGTGGACTCCAGTGATGGTCAGCATCAAAAAGGAGATGGGAGAATCGATACTAAGTCACATGGAGGAAAG ACTTCAGCAAGAGCGTCTGGAGGCAGCCCGTGTTGCAGAGGACTTGGCCATGAAGGCAGCTGAGGAGGCAGTCCGCCAGCTTGAGATGGAGCAGTCCGCCAAGATCGTAATAGAAATGCTGTCCAATGAGTCCAATGAGCA ACTGCCCAACatcctggaggaggagaacgagGATGAGCTGGA GTGCCTGGTAGACAATgctgagtctttgtctcaaatGGAAGAAGAGCCTACTGCAGAGGCAGTCAAATGTGAATCTGAACCACCAGTGGACATCACCCACCAAGCCCGAGGAGCCCCGACCACCACCGCAGAGCAG gGCAACACCGAAGCATCTAAGGAAGAAGGTGGATGTGGAG GTATAGATTTGGGTGCAACTCCAGCACTAAAGGTGGAGCTTGTGGATCAGGATGTGGGGCAGGGGAAAGGCCGGAACATCCCTCACATTATCACAACCACAGAGTCCACTGCTTTGACTGTCCCTGAAATGGTGTTGTCAAAACCCAG TGCTGCAGGTGATGAGGATGGAGAACAGTTGAGGACTGATCTCAAAACCTGGCCCAGTCAAGGAGACTTGCTGACTGCAGACGGAGA GATGCGTCCTCTGTCAGCGGCCAGTGTTGGCAGTGTCGTGATCCAGGACCGCCTGAGTGAGCTTGTTGGGCTGTTTAAAGGCCGAACGGAGCGCCAGAAAGACCGGCTGGTGGATCCGGACGAGTCTGAGGGGGAGAGTCCTTCCGCCT CCCCGAGCAAAGCTCCACCCCCGCCCCCGCCTCCACCGGAGGAGAAGGcagatgctgctgttgttgaagaagaggaagaagacaaacGGTTCACCTTTGAACTTTTAGGACACCCAGTAATATTTCCCAAACTGCCCAAACTTCCGCCAATGCCCGACTGGCTTCGAGTCATAGTGGAGTATCGCTTCCCCTCCAGCATCGACCCATTCACTG ACCTGATCTATGTGTTCTGGCTGTTCTTTGTGGTGGCAGCGTGGAACTGGAATGTGTGGCTGATCCCAATCCGCTGGGCGTTCCCCTACCAAACCTCAGAAAACATCCATCTGTGGCTGATGATTGACTACACGTGTGACCTCATTTACATCACTGACATCCTCGTCTTCCAGCCCAGATTGCAGTTTGTCCGTGGAGGAGACATTGTG tgtgataAAAAAGCAATGAGAGAAAACTACATGTCGACTGAGCGATTTAAG GTGGATATCATGAGTCTGTTTCCCATGGAGATATTTTACTACTTTACAGGAGTGAACTCACTGCTGAGGTTTCCTCGTCTGCTAAAG taccatgttttctttgaatTCAACGACAGAATGGAAGCTGTGATGAAGAAAGCCTACATCTACAG GGTGATCCGAACCTCCATGTACCTCCTGTACTCTCTGCATATCAATGCCTGTCTCTTCTACTGGGGCTCAGACTATGAAGGACTGGGATCCACAAAATGGGTCTACAATGGAAAAGGCAACGC TTACATTCGTTGTTACTACTTTGCCGTGAAGACGTTGATCACCATCGGAGGACTACCCGACCCCACCACCGTCTTTGAAATCTGCTTCCAGctcatcaactattttgttgGTGTCTTTGCCTTTTCCATCATGATCGGTCAG ATGAGAGACGTGGTCGGAGCAGCAACCGCTGGAGAGAACTATTATCGGGCCTGTATGGACAGCACCGTCAAGTACATGAACTCCTATAACATACCCCGAGAGGTCCAGAACCGAATCAAGACCTGGTATGACTACACCTGGAAGAGCCAGGGTATGCTGG atgaacAGGAACTGCTGATTCAGCTGCCTACTAAGATGAGAATGGACATCGCTGTGGACGTCAACTATGCCATCGTCAGTAAAGTGGCCCTATTTCAG ggCTGTGACAGACAAATGGTGTTTGACATGTTGACCAGACTCAAATCTGTTGTCTACCTGCCCGGAGACTTTGTCTGCAAAAAGGTGAGCACATGA
- the cngb1a gene encoding cyclic nucleotide-gated cation channel beta-1 isoform X2 has protein sequence MLNWVVKVVPQPPQPPSKKAEEPEEKPTAALPPAPAPAPVPAPAPTPAPALAPAPAAPPEAPPPSPAAQQPAQEKKVTFQDDGKTEVSKDSKAPDADKPNQGVQTAEGSSKPEDKTGMLAWFAQGLEKVVPQPELKSKDTAAGGQPTEAQQAAAAAAEAPPPEPPQAPEPAADTVKSLKEAEQQPNMMGWIFTGISHMLPQPVQKQDTGSGEVQNISIVQRRTDLVLEDIEQDEAKQEIKEEPQSQNKEDLQSSKQELQAEDAETQEQWTPVMVSIKKEMGESILSHMEERLQQERLEAARVAEDLAMKAAEEAVRQLEMEQSAKIVIEMLSNESNEQLPNILEEENEDELECLVDNAESLSQMEEEPTAEAVKCESEPPVDITHQARGAPTTTAEQGNTEASKEEGGCGDLGATPALKVELVDQDVGQGKGRNIPHIITTTESTALTVPEMVLSKPSAAGDEDGEQLRTDLKTWPSQGDLLTADGEMRPLSAASVGSVVIQDRLSELVGLFKGRTERQKDRLVDPDESEGESPSASPSKAPPPPPPPPEEKADAAVVEEEEEDKRFTFELLGHPVIFPKLPKLPPMPDWLRVIVEYRFPSSIDPFTDLIYVFWLFFVVAAWNWNVWLIPIRWAFPYQTSENIHLWLMIDYTCDLIYITDILVFQPRLQFVRGGDIVCDKKAMRENYMSTERFKVDIMSLFPMEIFYYFTGVNSLLRFPRLLKYHVFFEFNDRMEAVMKKAYIYRVIRTSMYLLYSLHINACLFYWGSDYEGLGSTKWVYNGKGNAYIRCYYFAVKTLITIGGLPDPTTVFEICFQLINYFVGVFAFSIMIGQMRDVVGAATAGENYYRACMDSTVKYMNSYNIPREVQNRIKTWYDYTWKSQGMLDEQELLIQLPTKMRMDIAVDVNYAIVSKVALFQGCDRQMVFDMLTRLKSVVYLPGDFVCKKVST, from the exons ATGTTGAACTGGGTGGTCAAAGTTGTTCCCCAGCCACCTCAGCCTCCGTCTAAAAAAGCTGAAGAGCCCGAGGAGAAACCAACTGCTGCTCtgcctccagctccagctccagctccagtaCCAGCTCCAGCTCCAACTCCAGCTCCAGCTTTAGCACCAGCTCCAGCTGCACCACCTGAGGCGCCCCCACCTTCTCCTGCAGCCCAACAACCTGCTCAA gaaaaaaaggtgaCGTTTCAAGATGACGGTAAAACTGAAG TTTCCAAAGATTCAAAAGCTCCAGACGCTGACAAACCAAACCAGGGAGTCcagacagcagagggcagcag TAAACCTGAAGACAA GACAGGTATGTTAGCATGGTTTGCTCAGGGTTTGGAGAAAGTTGTTCCTCAGCCCGAACTGAAGAGcaaagacacagcagcaggtggACAGCCCACTGAG GCGCAacaggcagcagctgcagcag CAGAAGCTCCACCTCCAGAACCTCCACAAGCCCCAGAACCAGCTGCTGACACTGTGAA gTCTCTCAAAGAGGCAGAGCAGCAGCCCAA TATGATGGGCTGGATTTTCACTGGTATTAGTCACATGTTACCTCAGCCTGTGCAGAAGCAG GACACAGGCAGTGGTGAAGTTCAGAACA TCAGCATCGTGCAAAGGAGGACAGACCTGGTGCTGGAGGACATAGAACAGGATGAGGCAAAGCAGGAAATTAAAGAAGAGCCACAGTCCCAGAACAAAGAGGATCTGCAATCATCAAAACAGGAG CTGCAGGCAGAGGATGCAGAGACACAGGAACAGTGGACTCCAGTGATGGTCAGCATCAAAAAGGAGATGGGAGAATCGATACTAAGTCACATGGAGGAAAG ACTTCAGCAAGAGCGTCTGGAGGCAGCCCGTGTTGCAGAGGACTTGGCCATGAAGGCAGCTGAGGAGGCAGTCCGCCAGCTTGAGATGGAGCAGTCCGCCAAGATCGTAATAGAAATGCTGTCCAATGAGTCCAATGAGCA ACTGCCCAACatcctggaggaggagaacgagGATGAGCTGGA GTGCCTGGTAGACAATgctgagtctttgtctcaaatGGAAGAAGAGCCTACTGCAGAGGCAGTCAAATGTGAATCTGAACCACCAGTGGACATCACCCACCAAGCCCGAGGAGCCCCGACCACCACCGCAGAGCAG gGCAACACCGAAGCATCTAAGGAAGAAGGTGGATGTGGAG ATTTGGGTGCAACTCCAGCACTAAAGGTGGAGCTTGTGGATCAGGATGTGGGGCAGGGGAAAGGCCGGAACATCCCTCACATTATCACAACCACAGAGTCCACTGCTTTGACTGTCCCTGAAATGGTGTTGTCAAAACCCAG TGCTGCAGGTGATGAGGATGGAGAACAGTTGAGGACTGATCTCAAAACCTGGCCCAGTCAAGGAGACTTGCTGACTGCAGACGGAGA GATGCGTCCTCTGTCAGCGGCCAGTGTTGGCAGTGTCGTGATCCAGGACCGCCTGAGTGAGCTTGTTGGGCTGTTTAAAGGCCGAACGGAGCGCCAGAAAGACCGGCTGGTGGATCCGGACGAGTCTGAGGGGGAGAGTCCTTCCGCCT CCCCGAGCAAAGCTCCACCCCCGCCCCCGCCTCCACCGGAGGAGAAGGcagatgctgctgttgttgaagaagaggaagaagacaaacGGTTCACCTTTGAACTTTTAGGACACCCAGTAATATTTCCCAAACTGCCCAAACTTCCGCCAATGCCCGACTGGCTTCGAGTCATAGTGGAGTATCGCTTCCCCTCCAGCATCGACCCATTCACTG ACCTGATCTATGTGTTCTGGCTGTTCTTTGTGGTGGCAGCGTGGAACTGGAATGTGTGGCTGATCCCAATCCGCTGGGCGTTCCCCTACCAAACCTCAGAAAACATCCATCTGTGGCTGATGATTGACTACACGTGTGACCTCATTTACATCACTGACATCCTCGTCTTCCAGCCCAGATTGCAGTTTGTCCGTGGAGGAGACATTGTG tgtgataAAAAAGCAATGAGAGAAAACTACATGTCGACTGAGCGATTTAAG GTGGATATCATGAGTCTGTTTCCCATGGAGATATTTTACTACTTTACAGGAGTGAACTCACTGCTGAGGTTTCCTCGTCTGCTAAAG taccatgttttctttgaatTCAACGACAGAATGGAAGCTGTGATGAAGAAAGCCTACATCTACAG GGTGATCCGAACCTCCATGTACCTCCTGTACTCTCTGCATATCAATGCCTGTCTCTTCTACTGGGGCTCAGACTATGAAGGACTGGGATCCACAAAATGGGTCTACAATGGAAAAGGCAACGC TTACATTCGTTGTTACTACTTTGCCGTGAAGACGTTGATCACCATCGGAGGACTACCCGACCCCACCACCGTCTTTGAAATCTGCTTCCAGctcatcaactattttgttgGTGTCTTTGCCTTTTCCATCATGATCGGTCAG ATGAGAGACGTGGTCGGAGCAGCAACCGCTGGAGAGAACTATTATCGGGCCTGTATGGACAGCACCGTCAAGTACATGAACTCCTATAACATACCCCGAGAGGTCCAGAACCGAATCAAGACCTGGTATGACTACACCTGGAAGAGCCAGGGTATGCTGG atgaacAGGAACTGCTGATTCAGCTGCCTACTAAGATGAGAATGGACATCGCTGTGGACGTCAACTATGCCATCGTCAGTAAAGTGGCCCTATTTCAG ggCTGTGACAGACAAATGGTGTTTGACATGTTGACCAGACTCAAATCTGTTGTCTACCTGCCCGGAGACTTTGTCTGCAAAAAGGTGAGCACATGA
- the LOC122771970 gene encoding annexin A2-like, translated as MALVSEFLGQLTLSYGGDIDPKFPTVVPVPDFDPARDAARIETAIKTKGVDEQTIIDILTRRSYEQRRHIAFEYERIAKKDLSTALKGALSGSLEALMLGLMKSTAQYDASELKASMKGLGTDEESLIEIVCSRNNEEMVEIKKVYRELFKKELEKDIAGDTSGNFAKLLLSLVQTKRDEPSNVVDYEKIDDDARSLYEAGVKRKGTDVTTWISIMSQRSVPHLQKVFFTFNRYSPYDMKESIRKEVKGDLEKSFLTLVECFENKQLYFASRLGEAMKAKGAKEKVVTRIMVSRCEVDLMKIRTEFKRLHRRSLYQTIAEHTKGDYQVALLSLCGGDD; from the exons ATGGCGCTGGTGTCTGAGTTTCTGGGCCAACTGACACTGTCATACGGAGGG GACATAGATCCCAAATTCCCCACTGTGGTGCCAGTGCCAGACTTCGACCCAGCCCGGGACGCTGCCAGGATTGAGACCGCCATCAAAACTAAAG GTGTAGACGAACAGACCATCATCGACATCCTGACCAGAAGAAGCTACGAGCAGCGCAGACACATCGCCTTCGAATATGAACGAATCGCCAAGAAg GATTTGTCCACAGCCCTAAAGGGGGCGCTATCAGGCTCTCTTGAGGCGCTGATGCTAGGCCTGATGAAAAGCACTGCTCAATACGATGCCTCTGAGCTCAAAGCCTCCATGAAG GGGCTGGGAACAGATGAGGAAAGCCTCATCGAGATCGTCTGCTCCAGGAACAATGAAGAAATGGTGGAAATCAAGAAGGTTTACAGAGAGT tgtttaagaaggagctggagaaagACATAGCAGGAGACACATCAGGAAACTTTGCTAAACTGTTGCTGTCTCTGGTTCAG acaaagagagatgaGCCCTCTAATGTTGTCGACTATGAGAAGATTGATGACGATGCCAGA TCTCTGTATGAAGCCGGAGTGAAGAGGAAGGGCACTGATGTGACGACCTGGATCTCAATCATGTCTCAGAGGAGCGTCCCCCACCTGCAGAAAG tgtttttcacatttaat aggtACAGCCCCTATGATATGAAGGAGAGCATCAGGAAGGAGGTGAAGGGAGACCTGGAGAAGTCCTTCCTAACGCTGG TGGAGTGCTTTGAAAACAAGCAGCTGTACTTTGCCAGCAGACTCGGTGAAGCCATGAAG GCTAAAGGGGCAAAGGAGAAGGTGGTGACCAGGATCATGGTTTCCCGCTGCGAAGTTGACCTGATGAAGATCAGGACAGAATTCAAGAGGCTCCACAGACGATCACTGTACCAGACTATCGCT GAGCACACTAAAGGAGACTACCAGGTTGCTCTGCTCAGTCTGTGTGGAGGAGACGACTGA